A stretch of the Streptomyces ortus genome encodes the following:
- a CDS encoding ABC transporter permease subunit: MTATDLKDRKDRKDPDEEGPSSAARADRDRRQRARRRARVVAVAFVLPALLLLGALVVYPVLFSVGRSFFDASGDRFVGGDNYTEMFHDPATIKAVRNTAIWVVIAPTLLTGLGLILAVLVEKVRWATAFKLLLFMPMAVSFLAAGIIFRLAYDEDPDKGVLNAAVVSVHDAFKGESSYPTARAREGQGLTKGADGSYGTTAGVSPGDTVGLGLVGVRADDLPGDARPAYPAAARKASADEVRGVVYLDFTRGGGGKQGEVDKAESGLPGMAVEAVRDGKTVASATTAADGSFRFQGLDAGSYTVRLPGSNFAPPYEGISWLGPALVTPAIIGAYLWIWTGFAMVLIGAGLAALPRDALEAARMDGANEWQIFRRITVPLLAPVLTVVFVTLVINVMKVFDLVYIIAPGPVQEDATVLATQMWLVSFGGGNNQGLGSALGVLLLLLVIPAMVFNVRRFRGSQR, translated from the coding sequence ATGACCGCCACAGACCTCAAAGACAGAAAAGACAGGAAGGACCCGGACGAGGAGGGTCCGTCGTCCGCCGCGCGGGCCGACCGTGACCGCAGACAGCGCGCGCGCCGCCGGGCCCGGGTCGTCGCCGTCGCGTTCGTCCTGCCCGCGCTGCTCCTGCTCGGCGCGCTCGTCGTCTACCCCGTGCTGTTCTCCGTGGGCCGCAGCTTCTTCGACGCCTCCGGCGACCGGTTCGTGGGCGGCGACAACTACACCGAGATGTTCCACGACCCCGCCACCATCAAGGCCGTCCGGAACACCGCCATCTGGGTGGTCATCGCACCCACCCTGCTCACCGGCCTCGGCCTGATCCTCGCCGTGCTGGTCGAAAAAGTGCGCTGGGCGACGGCGTTCAAGCTCCTGCTCTTCATGCCGATGGCCGTCTCCTTCCTCGCCGCCGGCATCATCTTCCGGCTCGCCTACGACGAGGACCCCGACAAGGGCGTCCTGAACGCGGCCGTCGTCTCCGTCCACGACGCGTTCAAGGGCGAGTCGTCCTACCCGACCGCCCGCGCCCGCGAGGGCCAGGGCCTCACCAAGGGCGCCGACGGCTCGTACGGTACGACCGCCGGTGTGTCCCCCGGTGACACCGTCGGGCTCGGTCTGGTCGGCGTGCGCGCCGACGACCTGCCCGGGGACGCGCGGCCCGCCTATCCGGCGGCGGCGCGCAAGGCGTCCGCCGACGAAGTGCGCGGTGTCGTCTACCTGGACTTCACGCGCGGCGGGGGAGGGAAGCAGGGCGAGGTCGACAAGGCGGAGAGCGGGCTGCCGGGGATGGCCGTCGAGGCGGTGCGCGACGGGAAGACCGTCGCGAGCGCCACCACCGCGGCCGACGGCTCCTTCCGTTTCCAGGGACTCGACGCGGGCTCGTACACCGTGCGGCTGCCCGGCTCGAACTTCGCCCCGCCGTACGAGGGGATCTCCTGGCTGGGTCCCGCGCTTGTCACTCCCGCCATCATCGGCGCGTACCTGTGGATCTGGACCGGGTTCGCCATGGTGCTGATCGGGGCCGGGCTCGCCGCGCTCCCGCGGGACGCGCTGGAGGCGGCCCGGATGGACGGCGCGAACGAGTGGCAGATCTTCCGGCGCATCACCGTGCCGCTGCTCGCACCCGTCCTCACCGTGGTCTTCGTGACGCTGGTGATCAACGTGATGAAGGTCTTCGACCTCGTCTACATCATCGCGCCGGGACCCGTGCAGGAGGACGCCACCGTGCTCGCCACCCAGATGTGGCTGGTGTCCTTCGGCGGCGGCAACAACCAGGGTCTCGGCAGTGCGCTGGGCGTCCTGCTCCTGCTTCTGGTCATCCCCGCCATGGTCTTCAACGTCCGCCGCTTCCGAGGGAGTCAACGATGA
- the zwf gene encoding glucose-6-phosphate dehydrogenase has product MLSSSNPLRDPADRRLPRIAGPSGLVIFGVTGDLSRKKLMPAVYDLANRGLLPPGFSLVGFARREWENEDFAQEVHDAVKEHARTPFREEVWQQLVQGMRFVQGTFDDDDAFERLRDTIGELDKAQGTGGNFAFYLSVPPSAFPVVIQQLKKHGLADQSSGSWRRAVIEKPFGHDLKSAEDLNTTVEEVFAPDQVFRIDHYLGKETVQNILALRFANQMFEPIWNRSYVDHVQITMAEDIGIGGRAGYYDGIGAARDVIQNHLLQLMALTAMEEPSSFDADALAAEKTKVLGAVRLPADLGANTVRGQYAEGWQGGEKAVGYLQEDGIDPQSKTDTYAAIKVEVDNRRWAGVPFYLRTGKRLGRRVTEIAVVFQRAPHSPFDHTATEELGQNAIVFRVQPDEGITVRFGSKVPGTSMEIRDVSMDFAYGESFTESSPEAYERLILDVLLGDSNLFPRTEEVELSWKILDPIEEYWDKHGRPAQYQSGTWGPVEADEMLERDGRSWRRP; this is encoded by the coding sequence ATCTTGTCAAGCAGCAATCCGCTGCGTGACCCGGCGGACCGACGGCTCCCGCGTATCGCGGGGCCGTCGGGCCTCGTCATCTTCGGGGTCACGGGCGATTTGTCCCGTAAAAAGCTTATGCCTGCCGTTTATGACCTTGCCAACCGCGGCCTGCTGCCGCCGGGCTTCTCCCTCGTCGGCTTCGCACGCCGCGAATGGGAGAACGAGGACTTCGCCCAGGAGGTCCACGACGCCGTCAAGGAACACGCCCGTACGCCGTTCCGTGAGGAGGTCTGGCAGCAGCTCGTCCAGGGGATGCGCTTCGTCCAGGGCACCTTCGACGACGACGACGCCTTCGAGCGGCTGCGCGACACCATCGGGGAGCTGGACAAGGCGCAGGGCACGGGCGGCAACTTCGCCTTCTACCTCTCCGTGCCGCCGTCCGCGTTCCCGGTGGTCATCCAGCAGCTGAAGAAGCACGGCCTCGCCGACCAGTCGAGCGGCTCCTGGCGGCGCGCGGTCATCGAGAAGCCCTTCGGCCACGACCTGAAGTCGGCCGAGGACCTCAACACCACCGTCGAAGAGGTCTTCGCCCCGGACCAGGTCTTCCGCATCGACCACTACCTGGGCAAGGAGACGGTCCAGAACATTCTGGCGCTGCGCTTCGCCAACCAGATGTTCGAGCCGATCTGGAACCGGTCGTACGTCGACCACGTACAGATCACGATGGCCGAGGACATCGGCATCGGCGGCCGGGCCGGCTACTACGACGGCATCGGCGCCGCCCGTGACGTCATCCAGAACCACCTGCTCCAGTTGATGGCCCTCACCGCGATGGAGGAGCCCTCCTCCTTCGACGCGGATGCGCTCGCCGCCGAGAAGACCAAGGTGCTCGGCGCGGTCAGGCTGCCCGCCGACCTGGGCGCGAACACGGTCCGCGGTCAGTACGCCGAGGGCTGGCAGGGCGGCGAGAAGGCCGTCGGCTACCTCCAGGAAGACGGTATCGACCCCCAGTCGAAGACCGACACGTACGCGGCGATCAAGGTGGAGGTGGACAACCGCCGCTGGGCGGGCGTCCCCTTCTACCTGCGCACCGGCAAGCGCCTCGGCCGGCGTGTCACCGAGATCGCCGTCGTCTTCCAGCGCGCCCCGCACTCCCCCTTCGACCACACGGCGACGGAGGAGCTGGGCCAGAACGCGATCGTCTTCCGCGTCCAGCCCGACGAGGGCATCACGGTCCGCTTCGGCTCCAAGGTGCCCGGCACCTCCATGGAGATCCGGGACGTCTCGATGGACTTCGCGTACGGCGAGTCGTTCACGGAGTCGAGCCCCGAGGCGTACGAGCGGCTGATCCTCGACGTGCTGCTCGGCGACTCGAACCTCTTCCCGCGCACCGAGGAGGTCGAGCTGTCCTGGAAGATCCTCGACCCGATCGAGGAGTACTGGGACAAGCACGGCAGGCCCGCGCAGTACCAGTCGGGCACGTGGGGGCCCGTCGAGGCCGACGAAATGCTCGAGCGAGACGGACGGAGCTGGCGTCGGCCATGA
- a CDS encoding ABC transporter substrate-binding protein: MMRRRTTLLASCTALALSLGATACGGGGPVSAGGGDKPLSGQTINVAGVWSGSEQKNFQKVLDAFTEKTGAKTQFTSTGDNVSTVVGSKIEGGNAPDVVMVPQVGVLQQFAKEGWLKPLSRTAQKSVDANYADVWKNYGSVDGSLYGLYFKAAHKSTVWYSPDALDEAGVEAPTSYDAMLEAGRTVSESGLAAFSVAGQDGWTLTDWFENVYLSQAGPEKYDALAAHEIKWTDPTVVAALTTLGKLFKDKELIAGGQKGALNTDFPGSVEKVFGPEPAAGMVYEGDFVAGVAKDQFGRQIGEDADFFPFPAVGDGKAPVVSGGDAAVVLKDGKSPKAAMAFLEYLATPEASAVWAEVGGFLSPNKELDLASYGDDITRETAKSLVDAGDSVRFDMSDQAPAAFGGTKGAGEWKLLQDFLRDPSDPKATAAALEKAAAKAYQD, translated from the coding sequence ATGATGCGACGACGTACGACCCTGCTCGCGAGCTGCACCGCCCTCGCTCTGTCCCTCGGTGCCACCGCGTGCGGAGGCGGCGGCCCCGTCTCGGCGGGCGGCGGCGACAAGCCGCTCAGCGGCCAGACGATCAACGTGGCCGGAGTCTGGTCCGGCAGCGAGCAGAAGAACTTCCAGAAGGTCCTGGACGCGTTCACCGAGAAGACCGGCGCCAAGACGCAGTTCACCTCCACCGGCGACAACGTCTCCACGGTCGTCGGCAGCAAGATCGAGGGTGGCAACGCGCCCGACGTGGTGATGGTCCCGCAGGTCGGCGTCCTCCAGCAGTTCGCGAAGGAGGGCTGGCTCAAGCCGCTGTCCAGGACCGCCCAGAAGTCCGTCGACGCCAACTACGCGGACGTGTGGAAGAACTACGGCAGCGTCGACGGCAGCCTGTACGGCCTGTACTTCAAGGCCGCCCACAAGTCGACGGTCTGGTACAGCCCCGACGCCCTCGATGAGGCGGGCGTCGAGGCGCCGACGAGCTACGACGCGATGCTGGAGGCCGGACGGACCGTCTCCGAGTCGGGCCTCGCGGCCTTCTCCGTCGCCGGACAGGACGGCTGGACCCTCACCGACTGGTTCGAGAACGTCTACCTCTCGCAGGCGGGCCCCGAGAAGTACGACGCCCTCGCCGCCCACGAGATCAAGTGGACCGACCCGACCGTGGTCGCCGCCCTCACCACCCTCGGCAAGCTCTTCAAGGACAAGGAGCTGATAGCCGGCGGCCAGAAGGGCGCCCTGAACACCGACTTCCCCGGCTCCGTCGAGAAGGTCTTCGGACCCGAGCCCGCCGCCGGCATGGTCTACGAGGGAGACTTCGTGGCCGGTGTCGCCAAGGACCAGTTCGGCAGGCAGATCGGAGAGGACGCGGACTTCTTCCCCTTCCCCGCGGTCGGCGACGGCAAGGCGCCCGTGGTCAGCGGCGGCGACGCGGCGGTCGTCCTGAAGGACGGCAAGAGCCCGAAGGCCGCCATGGCGTTCCTGGAGTACCTCGCGACCCCCGAGGCGTCCGCCGTCTGGGCCGAGGTCGGCGGCTTCCTCTCCCCGAACAAGGAGCTCGACCTCGCCTCCTACGGCGACGACATCACCCGCGAGACCGCCAAGTCCCTGGTGGACGCCGGTGACTCGGTCCGCTTCGACATGTCGGACCAGGCCCCGGCCGCGTTCGGCGGCACCAAGGGCGCGGGCGAGTGGAAGCTCCTCCAGGACTTCCTGCGCGACCCGTCCGACCCGAAGGCGACCGCCGCGGCGCTGGAGAAGGCCGCCGCCAAGGCGTACCAGGACTGA
- the pgl gene encoding 6-phosphogluconolactonase, whose translation MSTPQLVVHRDKELMAQAAAARLITKVVDAQASRGHASVVLTGGRNGNGLLAALASAPARDAVDWSRLDLWWGDERFLPEGDPERNVTQARDALLDSVPLDPKRVHAMPASDGPWGGDVDAAAEAYAAELASAAGPENHASVPSFDVLMLGVGPDTHVASLFPELPAVRETERTVVGVRGAPKPPPVRVTLTLPAIRAAREVWLLAAGEDKAEAAAIALSGAGEIQAPAAGARGRARTLWLLDAAAASQLPRALYPPASP comes from the coding sequence GTGAGCACTCCCCAGCTGGTCGTCCACCGCGACAAGGAACTGATGGCCCAGGCCGCCGCGGCCCGGCTCATCACGAAGGTCGTGGACGCGCAGGCCTCACGCGGTCACGCCTCGGTCGTCCTGACCGGTGGCCGCAACGGCAACGGCCTGCTGGCCGCGCTCGCGTCCGCGCCCGCCCGGGACGCGGTCGACTGGAGCCGGCTCGACCTGTGGTGGGGCGACGAGCGGTTCCTGCCCGAGGGCGACCCCGAGCGGAACGTCACGCAGGCCCGGGATGCGCTCCTCGACTCGGTGCCGCTGGACCCGAAGCGCGTGCACGCCATGCCCGCGTCGGACGGGCCTTGGGGCGGGGACGTGGACGCGGCGGCGGAGGCCTACGCGGCCGAACTCGCGTCGGCGGCGGGGCCGGAGAATCACGCTTCCGTGCCGTCCTTCGACGTGCTGATGCTGGGCGTCGGGCCGGACACGCACGTGGCGTCGCTGTTCCCGGAACTGCCCGCTGTCCGTGAGACGGAGCGGACGGTGGTGGGGGTGCGGGGCGCGCCGAAGCCGCCGCCGGTCCGGGTGACGCTCACGCTGCCCGCGATCCGGGCCGCGCGGGAGGTGTGGTTGCTCGCGGCGGGCGAGGACAAGGCGGAGGCTGCGGCGATCGCGCTGTCCGGGGCGGGGGAGATCCAGGCGCCGGCCGCTGGTGCGCGGGGGCGGGCCCGCACGTTGTGGTTGCTGGACGCGGCGGCGGCGTCGCAGCTGCCGCGCGCGCTGTATCCGCCGGCTTCGCCGTGA
- the tal gene encoding transaldolase, which produces MTDALKRLSEEGVAIWLDDLSRKRITSGNLAELIDQQHVVGVTTNPSIFQKAISQGDGYDQQLSDLAARGVTVEEAIRMITTADVRDAADILRPVFDATQGQDGRVSIEVDPRLAHNTKSTVAEAKQLAWLVDRPNTLIKIPATEAGLPAITETIARGISVNVTLIFSLERYRKVMDAYLEGLEKAKAAGLDLSKIHSVASFFVSRVDTEIDKRLDALGTDEAKAARGKVGLANARLAYQAYEEVFSSDRWAALDRAQANKQRPLWASTGVKDPAYKDTLYVDDLVAPNTVNTMPEATLFATEDHGQITGDTVTGTYEQARAEIDAVEKLGISYDEVVQLLEEEGVSKFEDAWNDLLKSTEAELKRLAPSEG; this is translated from the coding sequence ATGACAGACGCACTGAAGCGCCTCTCCGAAGAGGGCGTCGCGATCTGGCTGGACGACCTGTCGCGCAAGCGGATCACGTCCGGCAACCTCGCCGAACTGATCGACCAGCAGCACGTCGTGGGCGTCACCACCAACCCGTCCATCTTCCAGAAGGCGATCTCGCAGGGCGACGGCTACGACCAGCAGCTCTCCGACCTCGCCGCGCGCGGGGTCACGGTCGAAGAGGCCATCCGCATGATCACGACGGCGGACGTCCGTGACGCCGCCGACATCCTGCGTCCGGTCTTCGACGCGACGCAGGGCCAGGACGGCCGGGTCTCGATCGAGGTCGACCCGCGCCTGGCGCACAACACGAAGTCGACCGTCGCCGAGGCCAAGCAGCTCGCGTGGCTCGTCGACCGGCCGAACACGCTCATCAAGATCCCGGCGACCGAGGCGGGTCTGCCCGCGATCACCGAGACGATCGCACGCGGCATCAGCGTCAACGTCACGCTGATCTTCTCGCTGGAGCGCTACCGCAAGGTGATGGACGCGTACCTGGAGGGCCTGGAGAAGGCCAAGGCCGCCGGCCTGGACCTCTCCAAGATCCACTCCGTGGCCTCCTTCTTCGTGTCCCGCGTGGACACCGAGATCGACAAGCGCCTCGACGCCCTCGGCACCGACGAGGCCAAGGCCGCCCGCGGCAAGGTCGGTCTCGCCAACGCGCGGCTCGCCTACCAGGCGTACGAGGAGGTCTTCTCCTCGGACCGCTGGGCCGCCCTGGACCGGGCGCAGGCCAACAAGCAGCGTCCGCTGTGGGCCTCGACCGGCGTCAAGGACCCGGCCTACAAGGACACCCTGTACGTCGACGACCTGGTCGCGCCGAACACGGTGAACACCATGCCGGAGGCGACCCTGTTCGCCACCGAGGACCACGGGCAGATCACCGGTGACACCGTGACCGGTACGTACGAGCAGGCCCGCGCCGAGATCGACGCGGTCGAGAAGCTCGGGATCTCGTACGACGAAGTGGTTCAACTCCTGGAGGAAGAGGGCGTCTCGAAGTTCGAGGACGCCTGGAACGACCTGCTCAAGTCGACCGAGGCCGAGCTCAAGCGCCTCGCCCCTTCGGAGGGCTGA
- the tkt gene encoding transketolase, translating into MSTKPTTTDIEWTEWDQRAVDTARILAADAVQKVGNGHPGTAMSLAPAAYTLFQKVMRHDPADADWTGRDRFVLSAGHSSLTLYTQLYLAGFGLELDDLKSFRTWGSKTPGHPEYGHTTGVETTTGPLGQGVANAVGMAMAARYERGLFDPEAAPGTSPFDHFIYAIAGDGCLQEGISGEASSMAGHQKLGNLILLWDDNHISIEGDTETAVSEDTPKRYEAYGWHVQRVEPQENGDLDPVALYAAIEAAKAVTDKPSFIAMRSIIAWPAPNAQNTEAAHGSALGDDEVAATKRVLGFDPEKTFEVSDEVLAHARKALDRGREAKAEWEKGFAAWRTANPERAAEFDRVAAGELPAGWEEKLPVFETGKGVATRAASGKVLQALGSVIPELWGGSADLAGSNNTTIDKTSSFLPADNPLPEANPYGRTIHFGIREHSMAAEMNGIALHGNTRIYGGTFLVFSDYMRNAVRLSALMHLPVTYVWTHDSIGLGEDGPTHQPVEHLASLRAIPGLNVVRPADANETAIAWREILRRYTKVFGKGNPHGLALTRQGVPTYEANEDTAKGAYVLFEAEGPDGQRAEPEVILLATGSEVHVAVEARERLQADGTPTRVVSVPCVEWFDEQDQGYRDSVLPPSVKARVAVEAGIGLTWHRFVGDAGRIVSLEHFGASADGKVLFQEFGFTAENVADAARESIAAAQR; encoded by the coding sequence GTGAGCACCAAGCCGACCACAACAGACATCGAGTGGACCGAATGGGACCAGCGGGCGGTCGACACCGCCCGCATCCTGGCCGCCGACGCCGTACAGAAGGTCGGCAACGGCCATCCGGGTACGGCGATGAGTCTGGCACCAGCCGCGTACACCCTGTTCCAGAAGGTGATGCGGCACGACCCGGCGGACGCCGACTGGACCGGCCGCGACCGTTTCGTACTGTCCGCCGGCCATTCGTCCCTGACTCTCTACACGCAGCTGTACCTGGCCGGCTTCGGCCTGGAGCTGGACGATCTGAAGTCGTTCAGGACCTGGGGCTCGAAGACCCCGGGACACCCCGAGTACGGGCACACCACCGGTGTGGAGACGACGACCGGACCGCTCGGCCAGGGTGTCGCCAACGCGGTGGGCATGGCGATGGCCGCCCGCTACGAGCGCGGTCTGTTCGACCCGGAGGCGGCCCCCGGCACCTCCCCGTTCGACCACTTCATCTACGCGATCGCCGGTGACGGCTGCCTCCAGGAGGGCATCTCCGGCGAGGCGTCCTCGATGGCGGGCCACCAGAAGCTCGGCAACCTGATCCTGCTGTGGGACGACAACCACATCTCGATCGAGGGCGACACCGAGACGGCCGTCTCCGAGGACACCCCCAAGCGGTACGAGGCCTACGGCTGGCACGTCCAGCGCGTGGAGCCGCAGGAGAACGGCGACCTCGACCCGGTCGCCCTGTACGCGGCGATCGAGGCCGCGAAGGCGGTCACGGACAAGCCGTCGTTCATCGCGATGCGCTCGATCATCGCCTGGCCCGCCCCGAACGCGCAGAACACCGAGGCCGCCCACGGCTCGGCGCTCGGCGACGACGAGGTCGCGGCCACCAAGCGGGTCCTCGGCTTCGACCCGGAGAAGACCTTCGAGGTCTCCGACGAGGTGCTGGCGCACGCGCGCAAGGCGCTCGACCGGGGCCGTGAGGCCAAGGCCGAGTGGGAGAAGGGCTTCGCCGCGTGGCGGACCGCCAACCCGGAGCGCGCCGCCGAGTTCGACCGCGTCGCCGCGGGCGAACTGCCGGCCGGCTGGGAGGAGAAGCTCCCGGTCTTCGAGACGGGCAAGGGCGTCGCCACGCGCGCCGCGTCCGGCAAGGTCCTCCAGGCGCTCGGCTCGGTCATCCCCGAGCTGTGGGGCGGCTCGGCCGACCTCGCGGGCTCGAACAACACGACGATCGACAAGACGTCGTCCTTCCTCCCGGCGGACAACCCGCTGCCGGAGGCGAACCCGTACGGCCGCACGATCCACTTCGGTATCCGCGAGCACTCCATGGCCGCGGAGATGAACGGCATCGCGCTGCACGGCAACACCCGTATCTACGGCGGCACCTTCCTGGTGTTCTCCGACTACATGCGCAACGCCGTGCGCCTGTCCGCGCTGATGCACCTGCCGGTGACGTACGTGTGGACGCACGACTCCATCGGTCTCGGCGAGGACGGCCCGACCCACCAGCCGGTCGAGCACCTGGCCTCGCTGCGCGCCATCCCCGGCCTGAACGTCGTGCGCCCGGCCGACGCCAACGAGACCGCGATCGCGTGGCGCGAGATCCTGCGCCGCTACACCAAGGTCTTCGGCAAGGGCAACCCGCACGGTCTCGCGCTGACCCGCCAGGGCGTCCCGACGTACGAGGCCAACGAGGACACCGCCAAGGGCGCGTACGTGCTCTTCGAGGCCGAGGGGCCCGACGGGCAGCGCGCGGAGCCCGAGGTCATCCTCCTCGCCACCGGTTCCGAGGTGCACGTGGCCGTCGAGGCGCGCGAGCGGCTCCAGGCCGACGGCACCCCGACCCGGGTCGTGTCCGTGCCGTGCGTGGAGTGGTTCGACGAGCAGGACCAGGGGTACCGGGACTCGGTACTCCCCCCGTCCGTGAAGGCGCGCGTGGCGGTCGAGGCCGGCATCGGCCTGACCTGGCACCGCTTCGTCGGGGACGCCGGCCGCATCGTCTCCCTGGAGCACTTCGGCGCGTCGGCCGACGGCAAGGTCCTCTTCCAGGAGTTCGGTTTCACTGCCGAGAACGTCGCGGACGCAGCCCGGGAATCGATCGCCGCAGCCCAGCGCTGA
- the opcA gene encoding glucose-6-phosphate dehydrogenase assembly protein OpcA: MKTDLTDTTASKINKALVQARRAIGTPAVGMVLTLVIVTDEENAYDALKAANDAAREHPSRTLVVIKRVSRSPRDRTKSRLDAEVRVGADAGSGETVVLRLYGEVSDHAQSVVLPLLLPDAPVVVWWSVDAPRDAAGDPLGALGQRRVTDSYTAEKPVEELKSRAESYEPGDTDLAWARITPWRSMLAAALDQVDCEVVSVEVAGEEANPSVELLAMWLADRLHVHVRRAVSAGPGLTQVRLETTGGPITLHRSDGAMATLALPGQPDRAVALKRRETSELLAEELRRLDPDDTYASALRFGVDRLGGIQSASQRPEAATWTPGELPVRPLHDTPAQATKASAAVAGAGTGEGDAGRPTPAQMPPVKKADPQ; encoded by the coding sequence ATGAAGACAGATCTCACGGACACCACGGCCAGCAAGATCAACAAGGCGCTCGTGCAGGCGCGCCGGGCCATAGGCACCCCGGCCGTCGGCATGGTCCTCACCCTCGTCATCGTCACCGACGAGGAGAACGCCTACGACGCCCTGAAGGCCGCCAACGACGCCGCACGCGAGCACCCCTCGCGCACCCTCGTCGTCATCAAGCGCGTCTCGCGCTCCCCCCGCGACCGCACCAAGTCCCGCCTGGACGCCGAGGTGCGGGTCGGCGCGGACGCGGGCAGCGGCGAGACGGTCGTCCTGCGGCTGTACGGCGAGGTCTCCGACCACGCCCAGTCGGTGGTCCTGCCCCTGCTGCTGCCCGACGCGCCGGTCGTCGTCTGGTGGTCGGTGGACGCGCCCCGCGACGCGGCGGGCGACCCGCTGGGCGCCCTCGGCCAGCGCCGGGTCACCGACAGCTACACGGCGGAGAAGCCCGTCGAGGAGCTGAAGTCCCGCGCCGAGAGCTACGAGCCGGGCGACACCGACCTCGCGTGGGCCCGGATCACCCCGTGGCGTTCCATGCTGGCCGCCGCCCTCGACCAGGTCGACTGCGAGGTCGTCTCCGTCGAGGTGGCGGGCGAGGAGGCCAACCCGAGCGTCGAGCTGCTCGCCATGTGGCTCGCCGACCGGCTCCATGTGCACGTACGCCGTGCCGTGTCCGCGGGCCCCGGTCTGACCCAGGTGCGCCTGGAGACGACCGGCGGCCCCATCACCCTGCACCGCTCGGACGGCGCGATGGCCACCCTGGCACTGCCCGGCCAGCCGGACCGCGCGGTCGCGCTCAAGCGCCGCGAGACGTCGGAGCTGCTCGCGGAGGAGCTGCGCCGGCTCGACCCGGACGACACGTACGCGTCCGCGCTGCGGTTCGGGGTGGACCGTCTCGGCGGCATCCAGTCGGCGTCGCAGCGGCCCGAGGCAGCCACCTGGACGCCGGGGGAGCTCCCGGTCCGCCCGCTGCACGACACCCCGGCCCAGGCCACGAAGGCCTCGGCGGCCGTGGCGGGGGCCGGGACGGGCGAGGGAGACGCGGGGCGCCCCACGCCCGCCCAGATGCCCCCGGTCAAGAAGGCGGACCCGCAGTGA
- a CDS encoding carbohydrate ABC transporter permease, whose amino-acid sequence MNALRRGLGNSLVQAFLVVIGLVWLTPLAGLFLSSLRSAQDTATGGWWTVLTSPRQLSFDNYSALLGNEGMTRAFWNTVLISVPTTFLVVVIAALAGYAFAWLEFPGRDTVFLIVVALLVVPVQIGLLPVAKLFGELGLFGTIPGVILFHVSYGLPFAIFLLRNYFAEMPKEMLEAARMDGGGEWRIFTRLVLPVGRPALASLAIFQFLWVWNDMLVALLFADSSAQPLTVELQSQIRQFGSNIDVLAPGAFLSLVVPVVVFFAFQRHFVQGVMAGSVK is encoded by the coding sequence ATGAACGCGCTCAGGCGGGGGCTCGGCAACAGCCTGGTCCAGGCGTTCCTGGTGGTGATCGGCCTGGTCTGGCTCACCCCGCTCGCGGGCCTTTTCCTGTCCTCGCTGCGGTCCGCCCAGGACACCGCGACGGGCGGCTGGTGGACCGTGCTGACCAGCCCCCGGCAGCTGTCCTTCGACAACTACTCGGCACTGCTGGGCAATGAGGGGATGACGCGGGCGTTCTGGAACACCGTGCTGATCTCGGTGCCGACGACGTTCCTCGTCGTCGTCATCGCCGCACTCGCGGGGTACGCGTTCGCGTGGCTGGAGTTCCCCGGGCGGGACACCGTCTTCCTGATCGTGGTCGCGCTGCTGGTGGTGCCCGTGCAGATCGGGCTGCTGCCGGTGGCCAAACTCTTCGGCGAGCTGGGGCTGTTCGGCACGATTCCCGGGGTCATCCTTTTCCACGTGTCGTACGGGCTGCCGTTCGCGATCTTCCTGCTGCGGAACTATTTCGCCGAAATGCCGAAGGAGATGCTGGAGGCCGCGCGGATGGACGGGGGCGGGGAGTGGCGGATCTTCACCCGGCTCGTGCTGCCGGTGGGGCGGCCGGCGCTTGCCAGCCTCGCCATTTTCCAGTTTCTCTGGGTCTGGAACGACATGCTGGTCGCGCTGCTGTTCGCGGATAGTTCCGCGCAGCCGTTGACTGTGGAACTGCAGTCGCAGATACGGCAGTTCGGGAGCAATATCGATGTGCTCGCGCCAGGGGCGTTCTTGTCGCTGGTGGTGCCGGTGGTGGTCTTCTTCGCATTCCAACGGCACTTCGTGCAGGGGGTCATGGCGGGTTCGGTCAAATAA